CCCAGTCGTCCAGCCCGGTCGAGCCCGTTATTACCTGGAACACGCGCCCTGCGTACCGGCGGCCCGTGAGGCCGTGCTCGCGCATGAGCCGGTTGCGTTCCGTCACGGGCAGCGAATACCAGTTGTCCGGGTGCACGCGTCGCTTGCTCATGGGATAGAAGCTCACGTACCGCATGTCATCGGGCACGCGCGGAAACAGGCGGGTCTCCACGTGCGGACTGGCGCGTTCCGCAGCGGCCGCCTCCTCGAGCAGCCGGTCGAATTCCTTCGACAGCGGCTTCGCTTCCGCGGCTGCTTCGGCGGTGGCATGGTAGAGGCCGGCCTCGGTAACGGACGTGTAATCGTGCTCGAGGCGGAGTGCAGCCCCCGGACGGGACCGGCGCAGCCGCATGTCGACGCGCCCGAGATCGTCGAGCGTCTCGCGGAAATGGACGAACATCAGGTCCGCCATGCCACCGACCAGCTGGTAAACGCCGCTCCACCCTGCTTCCGACGGCGTACTGATCGAGGTGATGAGGTCGGTCGCGGCAGAACGCATGTTCGCCCGCTCCACCGCGGGCATGGCCCGCACGGCCGTCCAGTCGATCGCCATCATCTGATGAAGCGCATACCACCCCTCGAGAGTGGCAGGTGCCAGTTCCGACATGTGTTCCTTCCTGTAATGCTGTTCACTGCGCCGCAATTGATACCCGCGCCGCTGCCGCGGCAAGTCGGGCCCGGAGTCACCACGTTCACGGGCAGTGAGCACTGACGCCGGCAGCCGACGTTTTTAACCGGTGCCCGGTAATTTGTGTCACGGGCGGAGCGGCCGTGCCAGAACCGCGGCGTGCCGGCTCCAGCATTTTCAAGGGCTTGCAGCCCGCTTGCCGTCCGGCCGCACCCTTGCGAGGTTGATGCGCCGTCCCGCCTCTCCCCGCGGGCACATCAACGTCCACGGGCAGCCGGAAGAAAAACACTGTGTCGCTGAAGACGCTCTTCACGCTGGTCGCGCCCGGCGCGGTGACGCTCACCGCGGCCGGCATGCTACTCGTGTTCATGCCGACGACGGACCTGCTGGGACAGGCGTCGCGCGGCTATCCGCTGGTGGCGCTCGCCGTCGCCGTGCTCCTCGCCTGGCGCATGCATCGCAGCCGCGTGCTGCTGACCGCGCTGCTGCTGCTGGCAGCACAGGGCGTGC
The sequence above is a segment of the Longimicrobiales bacterium genome. Coding sequences within it:
- the hemQ gene encoding hydrogen peroxide-dependent heme synthase; the encoded protein is MSELAPATLEGWYALHQMMAIDWTAVRAMPAVERANMRSAATDLITSISTPSEAGWSGVYQLVGGMADLMFVHFRETLDDLGRVDMRLRRSRPGAALRLEHDYTSVTEAGLYHATAEAAAEAKPLSKEFDRLLEEAAAAERASPHVETRLFPRVPDDMRYVSFYPMSKRRVHPDNWYSLPVTERNRLMREHGLTGRRYAGRVFQVITGSTGLDDWEWGVTLFAKDPLEFKRIVTEMRYDEASAKYGEFGEFFTGVKLTASEFGALFDVD